GCAGGACTTGAATCCCGCGACAATGGATGCGGGCAACATTGTCTCAGCTGAGGCCGCTCAGTCGCTGGCAATCACTGGTTTTCTTGACCTGTTAGTTTTCTTCGCCGTGCTTATGGTTGGCTTCGCTTATGTCTGGAAGCGAGGCGATCTGGACTGGATTCGAGCTGTCACTCAGAAGTCACGCCAGGCGGCGGACCAAACCGTGGTTCCCGCAAGTCGGACGACCTCCGTGGCCACGCCCGTCTAGAGTGTTATTGCCGGGACTTACCCGGTTTTTTCCGAGTGCTTTCTGCCCTCTACTCTTCGACTCCACCAGCCGCAAAGCGTTGCTCTGGTTGGTAAAGCAACACCCGGGCAAATGCCCTGTGGTTGACTGAAACACCATGAATATCAACGACATCCATTCCATACTGCTGGAAAAGTTTGGCGAAGCTGCTGTTGGTAGCGCCCCGGTCGAAGCCACCGATCCGTGGATCGTTGTCAGCCCGGAGAGCATCGTCGAAGTTGGCACGTTTGTGCGTGACGACGAACGTCTTCAGTTTGATCACCTCAATGATTTGTGTGGGTGTGATTACTTTGAGCCGGATGAGAAGAAGGCAGCAAAGTTCGGGCACGATCCGCACATCGAAGTTGTCTACAACCTGTCGAGTATTGAACTGAAGCACTACTTGAAGCTGAAAGTCATTCTGCCACGCTGGAAGGATGACGTCGATGGTCAGCTTCCGGAAGCACCATCGGTGAGCACCGTTTGGAAGATCGCTGACTGGCACGAACGCGAGGCCTACGATCTTGTCGGCATTCACTTCACCAATCATCCCAATCTCAGACGTATCCTGTGCCCCGAAGACTGGGTCGGACATGCTCTGCGAAAAGACTACGACTTCCCTCTGGAATACCACGGCGTTCGAGGCCGATAAGTGATATGAGCCTAACAATCGAAGATCCTCGCGTTGTCGAGTTTGACGTCCAGACCGACGAAATGTTGGTCAACATGGGGCCGCAGCATCCCAGCACGCACGGCGTTCTGCGGCTGCTGTTGAGAACTGACGGCGAAATCGTGCATGAGTGCACGCCGCATATCGGTTACCTGCATCGCTGCGCAGAAAAGATTGGTGAGAATCTTTGCGCGCCGCAGTGGATTCCGTACACCGACCGGATGGACTATCTGGCCGCGATGAACATGAATCTTGGCTTCGCTTTGACGATCGAGAAAATGATCGGCATGGAAGTTAACGAGAAGGCTCGGCATCTGCGAGTATTCATCGCGGAACTGGGCCGCATCGCCAGCCACCTTGTCGGTATGGGAGCTTATGGACTCGACTTGGGCACGTTTAGTCCGTTCCTGTATGCCTTCCGTGAACGCGAAATTATTCTGGACTTCTTCGAAGACATCTGCGGTGCTCGCCTGACCTGCAGCTACGTCACGATGGGCGGAGCGACCCATGATTTACCGGAATCCATCGATGTTCCGGATGGTCTTGCGGCATTGCTGAAGATTCCGAAGGGCGGACACAAGCCGTTTTTCGAAGTCATCGAAATGTTCCTGTCATGGCTGGAAAAACGCGTTGCCGAGTACCACGCGTTACTGACCAACAACGCGATCTTCATCAAGCGGACAGCAGGAATTGGAATTCTGACGCGGGAAATGGCGATCAGTCATGGTTGCACCGGACCAGTCTTGCGAGGCAGTGGTGTCGACTACGACCTGCGTCGCGATGGCGAACCGATCTACACACGAATGTACGCCGACTACGACTTCAAAGTGCATTCCGCGCCGTTTAAAGACGCTCCG
This DNA window, taken from Fuerstiella marisgermanici, encodes the following:
- a CDS encoding NADH-quinone oxidoreductase subunit C, coding for MNINDIHSILLEKFGEAAVGSAPVEATDPWIVVSPESIVEVGTFVRDDERLQFDHLNDLCGCDYFEPDEKKAAKFGHDPHIEVVYNLSSIELKHYLKLKVILPRWKDDVDGQLPEAPSVSTVWKIADWHEREAYDLVGIHFTNHPNLRRILCPEDWVGHALRKDYDFPLEYHGVRGR
- a CDS encoding NADH-quinone oxidoreductase subunit D, whose protein sequence is MSLTIEDPRVVEFDVQTDEMLVNMGPQHPSTHGVLRLLLRTDGEIVHECTPHIGYLHRCAEKIGENLCAPQWIPYTDRMDYLAAMNMNLGFALTIEKMIGMEVNEKARHLRVFIAELGRIASHLVGMGAYGLDLGTFSPFLYAFREREIILDFFEDICGARLTCSYVTMGGATHDLPESIDVPDGLAALLKIPKGGHKPFFEVIEMFLSWLEKRVAEYHALLTNNAIFIKRTAGIGILTREMAISHGCTGPVLRGSGVDYDLRRDGEPIYTRMYADYDFKVHSAPFKDAPRDVVLGDCWSRFYVRMVELVEAIGIVRQSIPKYQAAEGSHKDTFKFNTKLPKDEVYLETECPRGQMGFYVVGNGTAEPLRTRAKSSCFCNLSITDHICAGVPLADVPAVVGSLDIVMGEIDR